The DNA sequence TTTCCCTGATTGTGCTCTACTTTGTCTTTGGCGGTGTGCGTGGCGGCTTTGGCGGCCTGCTTGCGCTTGCGGCTTTTGTGGGGGCGCTGTTTGCGTTGGGCGGCGATGAAGATATGCTTGTGATTTTCTTTGCTGTGTTTGCGGGTGTTGCACTTTTGCTTGTGCTTTTGGCCAAGTGGAGTGTTGCCTGTGCGCTGTTCCCGTTTGCGCTTTCATGGCTTTTGCTTACGGGATTTGTAAGCTGGTTCCCGCTGATGATTGGTAAGGCTTGGCTCATGTGGGCTGTGCTTAGTGCCATTGCGTTCTCGGGCGTTGTTGCCTGTGCGTTGCTTGCAGGGAAGGAACTCGGTGAAGGAACGCCCTCTGCTGGCGCCCTCGTGAAAGCGGGCAAGAAAATGCTTGCTCCGGTCATGATCGCATCGCTCCTTGCTCTTTCGGCACTTGTAATCGACATGAGCGTCGTCGTGGACTGGAGAAGAATCGGCATTGCCGCCATTCTCTGGATTGCTTTTAACGTCTGGTTTTTCGGGTTTACGTTCGGGACGATGTCCTTTGCCCCGTGGGAACGCATCCGCTCCGGCTCCCGCCGCGTCAAGATGAACGACAAGAAAAAGAAATCTTCAAAGAAGAAGTAGACCGTAGGAAGTCGGCGGTAGGAAGTGTCATGCCCGCCGGAGCCTGTGCTGAGCGCAGTCGAAGTAAGCGGGCAACGCCTTCTCGTCACCCATACGTACGCTCGTCACCCTGACGCGAAGCGGAAGGGTCCAGTCAATTCTCGCTATCGCAATACAAGAAATGACTGGATGTTTCAGGGCTTCGCCCCTCAACATGACGAAGACGCAGGTCGCACTCGTCACCCTGAACGAAGTGAAGGGTCCAGTTAAGTCTTGCATTACGAAAAAGCGTCTTGTGCTGTTTGCACGAGACGCTTGTTGTTGGAGTGTGGATGTTTTATTCTTTCTGATTATAAGTTAGATAGTTTTTAAGCAAAAAGCCCTACTTCCGTAGGGCTTTCTATGGATAAAAAATCCATGTTGAGAAATGGTGTTGAGAATTTTCGCGCGTGTTGATTCTCGCCTTAGGCGACGTTCATGGACTGTTCCCTAATGCACTCGATCTCGTTCTTGAGTTCGATGGCGAGTGCTGCGATTTCGGCGTTCTGGCACTTGGTGCCAAGCGTGTTCGCTTCGCGGCCCATTTCCTGGAGGATAAACCCGAGGTTCTTGCCCTGTGCGCCACCCTTGGCGAGCGCGTCGAGGAACAGCTTGTTGTGGCTCCTGAATCTCGTGATTTCTTCGTGGATGTCGAGCTTGTCGGCCATGATGCAGGCTTCTTGCAACAGGCGGACTTCGTCGATTTCGGAATCTTTCATGAGCGTGTTGATGCGTTCGCGGAACTTGACCTTCCACGTTTCAATGCGCTGCGGGTCGAGAACTTCGACCTTGTCGATGACTTCGTTCAGGTGGATCACGCGGCGGGTGAGGTCTACGGCGAGGTTTGCGCCTTCCTTTTCGCGCATGGCGATGACGCCATCCAGAGCCTTGTCGAGTTCGGCCTTCAAATGCTTTTCCCAGACTTCGTTGTCGCCGTTGCCGTCCGTGAACTGCAAAACTTCAGGGATGGCAAGCACGTGTTCGAGCTTGATGTCACCTGCAATGCCGTACTTTTTCTGCATCGCCTTCGTGATTTCCACAAACTTTTCCACGGCGGCTTCGTTGTAGCAAACGGGAATGTTCCCGGCATTGCCTGCGCCAAGCGTAATCGACAAATTCACGGAACCGCGGACGAGCTTGTCCTTGATTTGGGCTTTAAAATCGTTTTCGAGATAAGCGAAGTTCTTCGGAATCTTGCTAGAAATTTCGAGGAAACGGCTGTTCACGCTGCGTACTTCAATAACGCATGTGATTCCTTGCAATGTGGATTCGCTCTTGCCGAACCCGGTCATGGAAATAATAGACATTTTATCCTCTTTCGTCTCTCGTCTCTCGTCTTTCGTCTAATTTACTAATCGTGGCTATCACATGTTCGGCGCCGAAGTTCGCAAGTCCAATGGCCGTCAGGAACTTGCTAATCTTGTGTTCATTCTGGAAGTGCAAGTTTTCGATTTTGAACCCTTCCTTGTTGCACAACGTATAGAAGTCCTTGAGCGTAAGCACACGGATGTTTGGCGTATCGTACCATTCGTAGGGGAGTTCTTTGGAAATTGGCATACGGCCGTGGAGCATCAGGCTTCCGCGGGCTGACCAGTGGCCGAAATTCGGGAACGTCACGATGACCTGCTTTGCTACGCGCAAAAGCTCGTTCAAAAGCGCCACCGGGTCGCGGATTTCCTGAATCGTGCGGTTGATAATGGCGTAGTCGAAACTTCCGTCCTTGATGTCCGTGAGGCCGCTTTCATCCAAGTCACGCTGGATAACTTGTACGTCTTTTTCGAGGCAGTCGAGAATTCCCTTGATGTTCTTTTCGATGCCAAAGCCCGTGACGTTCTTCTTGCGGATAAGGTAATCCAGCAAGTCACCACTGCCGCAACCGAGATCGAGCACATGGCTCCCTTCCTTCACGAGCTTGCTGATGCGCTGGAAGTCGCTCTGGTCATGGAATACAGGCAATGCCTGCGTTCCGTTCTGCGGGATAATTTTGGAATCGAGGAAACGGCCCACGGCTTTTCCGAGTTCGCCAACTTCAATCAAGAATCCGTCATGGCCAAACTGCGTGTCGAGTTCGAGGCTCGTCACGGTCTTGCCTGTGTTGAGGAGTGCGCTTGTAATGCGACGGCTTTCATGTGGCGGGAAAA is a window from the Fibrobacter sp. UWB4 genome containing:
- a CDS encoding YicC/YloC family endoribonuclease, producing the protein MSIISMTGFGKSESTLQGITCVIEVRSVNSRFLEISSKIPKNFAYLENDFKAQIKDKLVRGSVNLSITLGAGNAGNIPVCYNEAAVEKFVEITKAMQKKYGIAGDIKLEHVLAIPEVLQFTDGNGDNEVWEKHLKAELDKALDGVIAMREKEGANLAVDLTRRVIHLNEVIDKVEVLDPQRIETWKVKFRERINTLMKDSEIDEVRLLQEACIMADKLDIHEEITRFRSHNKLFLDALAKGGAQGKNLGFILQEMGREANTLGTKCQNAEIAALAIELKNEIECIREQSMNVA